In a genomic window of Bemisia tabaci chromosome 1, PGI_BMITA_v3:
- the LOC109034957 gene encoding uncharacterized protein, giving the protein MSDPPVDPGDPPGINSQTQNASVSVSADPLVNATESRKTIILKKIDDLLYPDNSTGPFVISLSYDGLGNKHATLIGEALYRCNIVGIKSIKKINKSLVNIEFVKRDYANNLVSNHKTILPYENARVFIPLNYITRRLVINDVHTDLGIESIGNYLKDKYANVISVRRIFRRNEKGVLTPTPKLELLWEGTTRPDFFYIFYSRCKATPYIYNVTTCSNCLNYGHRAEFKGILTCKGLNRCPNCSDQHAAHDICPNSTKCLHCKGPHKTFDPSCPSLLEQKAIKKIMAFENLSFHEATKKLEMLKTENIKLTLNDRLLAIQNKIKAGETISIDDIDPKNFPVLNNKYLVLTSNNDQEQTSPDNFQYSIDDLRRPYSEVVLSPSPIRKKVKISEVNDPVMPSDRWLKNYQIQSSSTQIHKPISDQNKGFWPVPNKGNQTIVSQSHLGQQQLKLAPPPSNKNSSYSNSSTIPTKQTPSARSPVQPPNTGQKQAPQQQYKPSSSTKSITPTNLQTKKTNPSQSTINTPSPTLTHSSEPVSSLVLMDIGSETTLSP; this is encoded by the coding sequence ATGTCTGATCCCCCAGTAGATCCAGGGGACCCCCCTGGTATTAACTCCCAAACCCAAAATGCTTCTGTTTCCGTAAGTGCCGATCCTTTAGTTAATGCTACCGAAAGTAGAAAAACGATTATTCttaagaaaattgatgatttacTGTATCCTGATAACTCAACTGGCCCCTTTGTTATCTCCTTATCTTATGATGGTTTAGGTAACAAACATGCTACCCTTATAGGTGAAGCCCTTTATAGATGTAATATTGTCGGTATTAAGTCCATCAAAAAGATTAACAAAAGTTTAGTCAATATCGAATTTGTGAAACGCGACTATGCTAACAATCTGGTTTCCAATCACAAAACTATTCTCCCCTATGAAAATGCTAGGGTTTTCATTCCCCTCAATTATATTACTCGTAGATTAGTAATCAATGACGTACATACAGACCTAGGCATTGAATCTATAGGTAACTATCTAAAAGATAAATATGCTAATGTTATCTCAGTTCGACGTATCTTCCGAAGAAATGAGAAAGGTGTTTTAACTCCTACCCCTAAACTTGAACTTCTTTGGGAAGGTACTACCCGTCCTGACTTCTTTTATATCTTCTATTCTCGTTGCAAAGCTACCCCCTACATCTACAACGTTACAACCTGTTCTAACTGTTTAAACTATGGCCATCGTGCTGAATTTAAGGGTATCTTAACGTGTAAAGGTCTTAATCGATGCCCAAACTGCTCAGACCAACATGCTGCGCATGATATTTGCCCTAATTCAACCAAATGTCTTCATTGCAAAGGTCCCCACAAAACCTTTGACCCTTCCTGTCCTTCATTACTTGAACAGAAagctattaaaaaaattatggccTTTGAAAATCTTAGCTTTCATGAAGCAACCAAAAAACTTGAGATGCTGAAAACCGAAAATATCAAACTGACCCTGAATGACAGACTTCTAGCAATCCAGAATAAAATTAAGGCAGGAGAGACCATTTCTATTGATGATATCGATCCCAAGAACTTCCCGGTTCTGAATAATAAATATCTAGTTCTAACCTCAAACAATGACCAAGAACAAACAAGTCCTGATAACTTTCAATATTCTATCGACGACCTTAGAAGACCCTATTCAGAAGTCGTTCTTTCCCCCTCTCCTATAAGAAAGAAAGTTAAGATTTCAGAGGTTAACGATCCAGTAATGCCTTCCGATAGATGGCTTAAAAACTATCAAATCCAATCTTCTTCTACTCAGATCCATAAACCAATCAGTGATCAGAATAAAGGTTTCTGGCCCGTTCCGAATAAAGGAAACCAAACTATTGTCTCTCAATCACACTTAGGACAACAGCAACTTAAATTGGCTCCTCCCCCTAGTAACAAAAACTCTTCATATTCTAATTCATCTACCATACCTACGAAACAAACCCCTTCCGCTAGATCCCCGGTACAACCTCCTAATACTGGACAAAAACAAGCACCCCAACAACAATACAAACCTTCTTCTTCTACAAAATCAATAACCCCAACCAATCTCCAAACTAAAAAGACAAATCCTTCACAATCCACTATCAATACACCTTCTCCCACTCTTACCCATTCTTCTGAACCTGTCTCCTCACTAGTCCTGATGGATATTGGTAGTGAGACTACTCTATCTCCCTGA